Proteins from one Mycobacterium sp. SMC-2 genomic window:
- a CDS encoding TIGR03084 family metal-binding protein → MTGPEPIVADLRAESDDLDALVAPLPAQRWADPTPAPGWTIAHQIGHLLWTDRVALTSVTNEAGFAELLQAAAADPTGFVDAGAEELAGLAPAELLAEWRATRGRLHDELLRVPAGRKLPWFGPPMSAASMATARLMETWAHGLDVADALGVRRAATDRLRSIAHLGVRTRDYAFFVNNLPAPAEPFFVELRGPRGDTWSWGPPDATQRVTGSAEDFCYLVTQRRPLSALAITAHGPDAQRWLEIAQAFAGPPGMGR, encoded by the coding sequence ATGACGGGTCCCGAACCGATCGTGGCTGACCTGCGCGCCGAGAGCGACGACCTCGACGCCCTCGTCGCGCCGCTGCCGGCCCAACGCTGGGCCGATCCCACTCCCGCGCCGGGCTGGACCATCGCCCACCAGATCGGGCATTTGTTGTGGACCGACCGCGTCGCGCTGACGTCGGTCACCAACGAGGCCGGGTTCGCCGAACTGCTCCAGGCGGCAGCCGCCGACCCGACAGGTTTCGTCGACGCGGGCGCCGAGGAATTGGCGGGACTAGCTCCGGCCGAGCTGCTCGCCGAGTGGCGGGCCACCCGTGGTCGGCTGCATGACGAGCTGCTGCGGGTCCCCGCCGGCCGCAAACTTCCCTGGTTCGGGCCACCGATGAGTGCGGCCTCGATGGCTACCGCGCGGTTGATGGAGACCTGGGCGCACGGGCTGGACGTCGCCGACGCGCTGGGCGTCCGACGGGCGGCCACCGACCGGCTGCGGTCGATCGCCCACTTGGGCGTGCGCACCCGCGACTACGCGTTCTTCGTCAACAACCTGCCCGCTCCGGCCGAGCCGTTCTTCGTCGAGCTGCGCGGACCCCGCGGTGACACCTGGAGCTGGGGACCGCCCGACGCGACGCAGCGGGTCACCGGTTCCGCCGAAGATTTCTGCTACTTGGTCACTCAGCGGCGCCCGCTCAGCGCCCTCGCCATCACAGCGCATGGGCCCGACGCGCAGCGTTGGCTGGAGATCGCCCAAGCGTTCGCAGGTCCACCCGGCATGGGTCGATAA
- a CDS encoding MFS transporter yields MTSLLAPIVEVGFVIQSRMNSSAPADIWRSVRSLPDFWRLLQVRMASQFGDGLFQAGLAGALLFNPDRAADPMSIARAFTVLFLPYSLLGPFAGALMDRWDRRLVIVGANAGRLVLIAAIGTILAVRAGDLPLLLGALFANGLARFVASGLSASLPHVVPREQVVTMNALAIASGAIAAFIGANFMLVPRFLLGAGDRGAAAIIFLTGVPVSIALLLSLRFGPRVLGPDDTKRAIHGPVFYAVITGWLHGARTVAQRPTVAATLSGLASHRMVIGINSLLVLLLVHHLKDPQAGGLGTALVFFGATGLGAFLANVLTPPAVRRWGRYATVNGALATSAVLEVAGAGLLLPVMAVCGFFLGVTGQMVKLCADSAMQLDVDDALRGHVFAVQDALFWVAFIASITVAATLIPADGHAPAFALFGSGLYLVGLAMHSLLGRGGEQANNHYPAEATDERSQ; encoded by the coding sequence ATGACGAGCTTGCTGGCCCCAATTGTGGAAGTCGGTTTTGTGATCCAATCCCGGATGAACTCAAGCGCACCCGCCGATATATGGCGGTCGGTGCGCAGTTTGCCAGACTTCTGGCGGCTGCTGCAGGTGCGCATGGCGAGTCAATTCGGCGATGGACTGTTCCAGGCGGGTCTGGCCGGAGCGTTGCTGTTCAATCCGGACCGGGCCGCCGATCCGATGTCCATCGCGCGGGCGTTCACCGTGCTGTTCCTGCCGTACTCGCTGTTGGGCCCGTTCGCCGGCGCGCTGATGGACCGTTGGGACCGGCGGCTGGTGATCGTCGGCGCCAACGCCGGCCGTCTCGTCCTGATCGCGGCGATCGGCACGATCCTGGCGGTCAGAGCCGGCGACCTGCCGCTGTTGCTGGGCGCGCTATTCGCCAACGGCTTGGCCCGATTCGTCGCGTCCGGACTGTCGGCGTCACTGCCGCACGTCGTGCCGCGCGAACAGGTCGTGACGATGAACGCCCTGGCCATCGCGTCGGGGGCCATCGCCGCCTTCATCGGCGCCAACTTCATGCTCGTGCCCCGATTCCTGCTCGGCGCCGGGGACAGGGGCGCCGCGGCGATCATCTTCCTCACCGGAGTCCCCGTGTCGATCGCCTTGCTGTTGTCGTTGCGGTTCGGCCCGCGGGTGCTGGGCCCCGACGACACCAAGAGGGCGATCCACGGACCGGTCTTCTACGCCGTGATCACCGGCTGGCTGCACGGCGCGCGCACGGTGGCGCAGCGGCCGACGGTTGCCGCGACCCTGTCGGGCTTGGCCTCCCACCGCATGGTGATCGGCATCAACTCCCTGCTGGTGTTGTTGCTGGTCCACCACCTGAAAGATCCCCAGGCCGGGGGATTGGGTACCGCTCTGGTGTTCTTCGGCGCCACCGGCCTCGGCGCATTCCTGGCCAATGTGCTGACTCCGCCGGCGGTTCGGCGCTGGGGGCGCTATGCGACGGTGAACGGTGCGCTCGCGACGTCGGCGGTCCTCGAGGTTGCGGGCGCCGGGTTACTGCTGCCGGTCATGGCGGTGTGCGGCTTCTTCCTCGGCGTGACCGGGCAGATGGTGAAGCTCTGCGCCGACTCTGCGATGCAACTGGACGTCGATGACGCCCTTCGCGGGCACGTGTTCGCCGTGCAGGACGCGCTGTTCTGGGTCGCGTTCATCGCCTCGATCACGGTGGCCGCGACGTTGATTCCCGCCGACGGGCATGCGCCCGCATTCGCGCTGTTCGGCTCGGGGCTCTACCTGGTTGGGCTGGCCATGCACAGCCTGCTCGGCCGGGGCGGCGAACAGGCGAATAATCATTACCCTGCGGAAGCAACCGACGAGCGGAGTCAATGA
- a CDS encoding ABC transporter substrate-binding protein/permease yields MNARADRHTGRRGRLFGLAATTVLVCGMALGGLATPATADWNQCAPAGLDSARALPKDLTESQPTPQEDRETTNSVEPLTSVDVGALGLGTPGVLTVGTLSDAPPNICISPTGEFSGFDNLLLRAIADKLRLRLRFVSTDFSALLAQVASRRFDVGSASVKATDQRRRTVAFTNGYDFGFYSLVVPPGSPIHNFSELAAGQRIGVVQGTVEESYVVDTLHLQPVKYPGFATLYASLKTRQIDAWVAPGTLASTVIRPGDPAVTVANTFSAGNFVAYAVAKENKPLIDALNSGLDAVIADGTWAKLYCQWVPRTLPPGWKPGSKAAPAPTLPDFAAIAASQHRTATGPAAPKSTLAQLRDSFFDWEMYRRAIPVLFTTGLPNTLILTNSAIVIGLALGMVLAMAGISHRRWLRWPARVYTDIFRGLPEVVIILLIGMGIGPLVGGLTNKNPYPLGIAALGLMAAAYIGEILRSGIQSVDPGQLEASRALGFSYTSAMRLVVVPQGIRRVLPALVNQFIGLLKASALVYFLGLIADQRELFQVGRDLNAQTGSLSPLVAAGLFYLILTIPLTHLVNYIDARLRRGRGAPEPDDTSDLLTTTFGQEIT; encoded by the coding sequence ATGAATGCGCGCGCGGACCGGCACACCGGGCGCCGTGGACGGCTGTTCGGACTGGCCGCAACCACGGTGTTGGTGTGCGGCATGGCATTAGGTGGTCTGGCCACGCCGGCGACTGCCGACTGGAATCAATGCGCCCCGGCCGGCCTGGACAGCGCAAGGGCCTTGCCCAAAGACCTGACCGAGAGCCAACCCACGCCGCAGGAAGACCGGGAGACGACGAATTCCGTCGAACCGCTCACCTCGGTCGACGTCGGCGCGCTTGGCCTCGGCACCCCGGGCGTGCTGACGGTGGGCACGCTGTCGGACGCCCCGCCCAACATCTGCATCAGCCCCACCGGCGAATTCAGCGGCTTCGACAACTTGCTGCTGCGCGCCATCGCCGACAAGCTGCGGCTGCGGCTGCGCTTCGTCAGCACGGACTTCTCCGCGCTGCTCGCCCAAGTGGCGTCCCGCCGCTTCGACGTCGGCTCGGCGTCGGTGAAGGCGACCGACCAGCGTCGCCGCACCGTCGCGTTCACCAACGGCTACGACTTCGGCTTCTACTCCCTCGTGGTCCCGCCCGGCTCACCGATCCACAACTTCAGCGAGCTGGCCGCCGGCCAGCGCATCGGCGTGGTCCAGGGCACCGTCGAGGAGTCCTACGTCGTCGACACCCTGCATCTGCAGCCGGTGAAGTACCCCGGCTTCGCCACCTTGTACGCCAGCCTCAAGACCCGCCAGATCGACGCGTGGGTGGCGCCGGGAACCCTCGCCTCGACCGTCATCCGGCCGGGCGATCCGGCGGTGACCGTCGCGAACACTTTCAGCGCAGGCAATTTCGTCGCCTATGCCGTCGCCAAGGAGAACAAGCCGCTGATCGATGCGCTGAATTCCGGGCTGGATGCCGTGATCGCCGACGGAACCTGGGCCAAGCTGTACTGCCAATGGGTGCCGCGCACGCTGCCGCCCGGCTGGAAACCCGGGTCGAAAGCCGCGCCCGCCCCCACGCTGCCCGACTTCGCCGCGATCGCCGCGAGCCAGCACCGCACCGCAACGGGTCCGGCGGCGCCCAAATCGACCCTGGCCCAGTTGCGCGATTCGTTCTTCGACTGGGAGATGTACCGACGAGCCATTCCGGTTCTGTTCACCACGGGGCTGCCGAACACGTTGATCCTGACCAACAGCGCCATCGTGATCGGCCTGGCGCTGGGGATGGTGCTGGCCATGGCGGGCATCTCGCACCGGCGCTGGCTGCGCTGGCCGGCGCGGGTATACACCGATATCTTCCGGGGCCTGCCCGAAGTGGTGATCATCCTGCTCATCGGAATGGGCATCGGGCCGCTGGTCGGCGGGCTGACCAACAAGAATCCCTACCCCCTGGGAATTGCCGCGCTGGGATTGATGGCCGCCGCCTACATCGGTGAAATCCTGCGCTCCGGAATACAAAGCGTGGACCCCGGGCAGTTGGAGGCCTCCCGCGCGCTGGGATTCAGCTATACGAGCGCGATGCGGCTGGTGGTGGTGCCGCAGGGAATACGGCGCGTGCTGCCCGCACTGGTCAATCAATTCATCGGGTTGTTGAAGGCCTCCGCGTTGGTGTACTTCCTGGGCCTGATCGCCGATCAGCGGGAGCTTTTTCAGGTGGGCCGGGATTTGAATGCCCAGACCGGCAGCCTGTCGCCGTTGGTGGCCGCCGGCCTCTTCTACCTGATATTGACCATTCCATTGACGCATTTGGTGAACTACATCGACGCGCGCCTGCGCCGCGGCCGGGGCGCCCCCGAGCCGGACGACACTTCCGACTTGCTCACGACGACGTTCGGCCAGGAGATCACATGA
- a CDS encoding SDR family oxidoreductase yields the protein MPTALITGAGGGIGSAIATALAPTHTLLLAGRPSDRLDAVAARLGSTTFPLDLTDSGDIEAACEIVDELDVLVHNAGVSIPGHVAESAVEEWRATFAVNVFGPVELTLALLPALRRARGQVVFINSGAGRNVSPGMASYSASKFALRAFADSLRADEPELRVTTMYPGRTDSQMQRELVAFEGGTYDPAKFLRPETVAAAVANVVATPPDGHVHEVVLRPR from the coding sequence ATGCCCACTGCACTCATCACCGGCGCCGGCGGCGGTATCGGTTCAGCGATCGCCACGGCGCTGGCGCCCACCCACACCCTGCTGCTGGCCGGTCGGCCGTCTGACCGGCTCGACGCGGTGGCGGCGCGGCTCGGCTCGACGACGTTCCCGCTGGACCTGACCGATTCCGGGGACATCGAGGCCGCCTGCGAGATCGTCGACGAACTCGACGTGCTGGTGCACAACGCCGGGGTATCCATCCCCGGCCATGTCGCGGAGTCCGCCGTCGAGGAGTGGCGCGCCACCTTCGCCGTCAATGTGTTTGGACCGGTGGAACTCACACTGGCGCTGCTGCCGGCGCTGCGGCGTGCCCGTGGCCAGGTGGTCTTCATCAACTCCGGTGCGGGGCGCAACGTTTCGCCCGGCATGGCCTCCTACTCCGCCAGCAAGTTCGCGTTGCGCGCCTTCGCCGACTCGCTGCGCGCCGACGAACCGGAGCTGCGGGTGACCACCATGTACCCCGGCCGCACCGATAGCCAGATGCAGCGCGAACTCGTCGCGTTCGAGGGCGGCACGTACGACCCCGCCAAGTTCCTCAGGCCCGAAACCGTCGCGGCCGCGGTGGCCAACGTCGTGGCGACACCGCCGGACGGCCACGTCCACGAGGTGGTGCTGCGGCCCCGGTGA
- a CDS encoding LpqN/LpqT family lipoprotein, with product MIEILPTHRALLGGMVAGLISMAVVTGANASADPVLPSPSPAPAIPAPQNVAAVPGQAPANRFLAAPPASNPVAAPTTPGSLAPAAAAPAAPAAPAITPAASGTIREYLQSKGVSLEPQKPQTLKALDITLPMPPRWTQVPDPNVPDAFAVIADRQGSSIYTSNAQVVVYKLVGNFDPREAISHGYVDSQKLLAWQPTNASMADFGGFPSSIVEGTYRDGDMTLNTSRRHVIATSGQDKYLVSLSVTTDRAVAVADAPATDAIVNGFRVTVPGAPVPAPAPPRATSPVGLAPAPVAHAPVPVAQAPVPQVPAAGPVPQVPAAAPVAQAPAVAPLRQTSAMAPAGVPVQAPMPGRQPMPNLLTLVPGLPPLPNFSFLQH from the coding sequence ATGATTGAGATCCTCCCCACCCACCGTGCGCTCCTCGGGGGTATGGTCGCCGGTCTTATCAGCATGGCGGTCGTCACGGGCGCCAACGCATCGGCCGATCCAGTGCTTCCCTCTCCGTCACCCGCTCCCGCCATCCCGGCGCCGCAGAACGTCGCCGCCGTGCCCGGGCAGGCGCCCGCCAACCGGTTCCTCGCGGCGCCGCCGGCGTCGAATCCCGTCGCGGCGCCGACGACCCCCGGTTCGCTCGCCCCGGCAGCGGCCGCGCCCGCCGCACCGGCGGCCCCCGCCATCACTCCCGCCGCCTCCGGGACGATTCGTGAATACCTGCAGTCCAAGGGCGTCAGCCTCGAGCCGCAAAAACCACAGACCCTCAAGGCGCTCGACATCACCTTGCCGATGCCGCCCCGCTGGACCCAGGTACCCGACCCCAACGTCCCGGACGCGTTCGCGGTGATCGCCGACCGGCAAGGCAGCAGCATCTACACCTCGAATGCCCAGGTGGTGGTGTACAAGCTGGTCGGCAACTTCGACCCCCGAGAGGCCATCAGCCACGGCTACGTCGACAGCCAGAAACTGCTGGCCTGGCAGCCCACCAACGCCTCGATGGCCGATTTCGGCGGCTTCCCGTCGTCGATCGTCGAAGGCACGTACCGCGACGGTGACATGACGCTGAACACCTCGCGGCGCCACGTCATCGCCACCTCCGGGCAGGACAAGTACCTGGTGTCGCTCTCGGTGACCACCGATCGTGCCGTGGCCGTGGCCGACGCACCCGCCACCGACGCCATCGTCAACGGCTTCCGCGTGACCGTTCCCGGGGCCCCGGTCCCGGCACCGGCCCCGCCCCGCGCTACCTCGCCGGTCGGGCTGGCCCCGGCGCCCGTCGCACACGCACCGGTGCCGGTCGCACAGGCACCGGTGCCGCAAGTTCCCGCCGCAGGTCCCGTTCCGCAGGTTCCGGCCGCGGCTCCGGTCGCGCAGGCCCCCGCCGTGGCTCCGCTCCGGCAGACCTCGGCGATGGCTCCGGCGGGCGTCCCGGTGCAGGCGCCCATGCCCGGCCGCCAGCCCATGCCGAACCTATTGACCCTCGTTCCCGGCCTGCCCCCACTCCCCAATTTCTCGTTCCTGCAGCACTGA
- a CDS encoding amino acid ABC transporter ATP-binding protein has protein sequence MSAARAERAPVSLAAKNIHQTLGGNRVLRGVDFEAPAGSTVAVIGPSGSGKSTLLRTLNRLYEPDSGDILLDGRSVLRDDPNELRQRIGMVFQHFNLFPHLSVLKNVAMAPRKLRRLPADRARELALAQLERVGLKHKADARPGMLSGGQQQRVAIARALAMAPQVMFFDEATSALDPEMVKGILQLIADLGAEGMTMIVVTHEMGFARSASDAVVFMDRGKVVESGPPEQIFEAAQTERLQRFLSQVL, from the coding sequence ATGAGCGCCGCCAGGGCGGAACGTGCACCAGTGTCGCTGGCGGCCAAGAACATTCACCAAACCCTCGGCGGGAACAGGGTACTGCGCGGGGTCGATTTCGAGGCCCCCGCCGGCAGCACCGTCGCCGTCATCGGGCCGTCCGGCTCGGGTAAGTCAACGCTGCTGCGCACCTTGAACCGGCTGTACGAACCCGATAGCGGCGACATCCTGCTGGACGGCCGGTCCGTGCTGCGTGACGATCCCAACGAACTCCGCCAGCGCATCGGGATGGTGTTTCAGCACTTCAACCTCTTTCCCCACCTGAGCGTGCTGAAAAACGTTGCGATGGCGCCGCGCAAATTGCGGCGCCTGCCCGCCGACAGAGCTCGCGAATTGGCGCTGGCCCAACTGGAGCGAGTTGGCCTCAAGCACAAGGCGGATGCCCGGCCCGGCATGCTCTCCGGCGGCCAGCAACAGCGGGTGGCCATCGCCCGCGCGCTGGCCATGGCCCCACAAGTGATGTTCTTCGACGAGGCGACATCTGCGCTCGATCCCGAAATGGTGAAAGGGATCCTGCAACTCATCGCCGACCTCGGCGCCGAGGGCATGACGATGATCGTGGTCACCCACGAAATGGGCTTCGCCCGCTCGGCATCCGACGCCGTTGTCTTCATGGATCGCGGCAAGGTCGTGGAATCCGGGCCGCCGGAGCAGATTTTCGAAGCCGCACAGACGGAGCGGCTACAGCGTTTCTTGTCCCAAGTACTTTGA
- a CDS encoding YqgE/AlgH family protein, whose amino-acid sequence MVPPPEDPEDYVAPAAQRVRAGTLLLANTDLFEPTFRRSVIYIVEHNDGGTLGVVLNRASETAVYNVLPQWTKLAAKPKTMFIGGPVKRDAALCLAALRVGADPQGVAGLRHVDGRVVMVDLDADPDTIAPFVEGVRIFAGYSGWTIGQLEGEIERDDWIVLSALPSDVLAGSRSDLWGQVLRRQPLPLSLLATHPIDLSRN is encoded by the coding sequence GTGGTGCCGCCGCCCGAGGATCCAGAGGACTATGTCGCGCCGGCCGCGCAGCGAGTGCGCGCGGGCACATTGCTGCTTGCCAACACCGATCTTTTCGAGCCGACTTTCCGGCGCAGCGTGATCTACATCGTCGAGCACAACGACGGCGGAACCCTGGGCGTCGTCCTCAACCGTGCCAGCGAGACCGCGGTGTACAACGTGCTACCGCAGTGGACCAAACTGGCGGCCAAGCCGAAGACGATGTTCATCGGCGGCCCGGTGAAGCGGGACGCGGCCCTATGCCTGGCGGCGTTGCGGGTGGGTGCCGATCCGCAGGGCGTGGCCGGCCTGCGGCACGTGGACGGCCGGGTGGTGATGGTCGACCTCGACGCCGACCCGGACACGATCGCGCCCTTCGTGGAGGGGGTGCGAATCTTCGCGGGCTACTCCGGATGGACCATCGGTCAGCTGGAAGGCGAAATCGAACGCGACGACTGGATCGTGTTGTCCGCGTTGCCATCCGACGTTCTCGCGGGGTCGAGATCGGACCTGTGGGGGCAGGTGCTGCGCCGCCAGCCGCTGCCGCTGTCGCTGCTGGCGACGCATCCGATCGACCTCAGCCGCAACTAG
- a CDS encoding MarR family winged helix-turn-helix transcriptional regulator, whose protein sequence is MADSESTAADVTELAEGLHRALSKLFSILRRGDPSGVAAGELTLAQLSILVTLLDQGPIRMTDLAAHERVRTPTTTVAIRRLEKLGLVKRSRDPSDLRAVLVDITPRGRAVHGESLANRRASLAAMLSQLPASDLNTLMQALAPLERLASGEPSAHPAGDPPVRKEA, encoded by the coding sequence ATGGCGGACAGCGAATCCACCGCAGCCGACGTGACCGAGCTTGCGGAAGGTTTGCACCGTGCGCTGTCCAAATTGTTTTCGATTCTGCGGCGCGGGGACCCGAGCGGTGTGGCCGCGGGAGAACTGACATTGGCGCAGCTGTCGATCCTCGTCACTCTGCTGGATCAGGGACCGATTCGGATGACCGACCTGGCGGCCCACGAACGAGTGCGGACTCCCACCACCACCGTGGCGATCCGACGGCTGGAGAAGCTGGGGCTGGTGAAACGCTCGCGTGACCCGTCCGACCTGCGGGCGGTGCTGGTCGATATCACCCCCCGCGGGCGTGCCGTTCATGGCGAGTCCCTGGCCAACCGGCGCGCCTCCCTGGCCGCGATGCTCAGTCAGCTTCCCGCGTCCGACCTCAACACCCTGATGCAGGCGCTGGCGCCGCTGGAGCGGCTGGCCTCGGGCGAACCGTCAGCCCACCCCGCGGGTGACCCACCGGTCCGCAAAGAGGCGTGA
- the leuS gene encoding leucine--tRNA ligase — MTESPTTAAESNSGAVQTDSDAPAYRYTAALAGRIEATWQENWAKLGTFNVPNPVGSLAPTDGTPVPADKLFVQDMFPYPSGEGLHVGHPLGYIATDVYARYFRMTGHNVLHALGFDSFGLPAEQYAVQTGTHPRTRTEANVVNFRRQLGRLGLGHDSRRSFSTTDVEFYKWTQWIFLQIYNAWFDTAARKARPIAELIAEFDSGARRLDDGRDWITLSAGERADVIDSHRLVYRADSMVNWCPGLGTVLANEEVTADGRSDRGNFPVFRKRLRQWMMRITAYADRLLDDLELLDWPEAVKTMQRNWIGRSTGTRALFSASNTSGETVDIEVFTTRPDTMFGATYLVLAPEHDLVDELAVPSWPDGTDARWTYGAATPGEAVAGYRQAIAAKSDLERQESREKTGVFLGSYATNPANGKPVPIFIADYVLAGYGTGAIMAVPGHDQRDWDFAHELGLPIVEVIAGGDISEAAYPGDGVLVNSGYLDGMDVAAAKEAITARLEAEGRGWARIEFKLRDWLFARQRYWGEPFPIVYDSDGRAHALDEAALPVELPDVPDYSPVLFDPDDADSEPSPPLAKATEWVHVELDIGDGLQPYTRDTNVMPQWAGSSWYELRYTDPHNSERLCAKENEAYWMGPRPAEHGPQDPGGVDLYVGGAEHAVLHLLYARFWHKVLYDLGHVSSKEPYRRLINQGYIQAFAYTDSRGSYVPADEVVERGGRFFYPGTGGEIEVFQEFGKIGKSLKNSISPDEICDEYGADTLRVYEMSMGPLEASRPWATKDVVGAHRFLQRVWRLVVDEQTGATRVLDVADEQELDTDTLRALHRTIAGVSEDYAALRNNTAAAKLIEYTNHLTKEHRDAVPRAAVEPLVLMLAPLAPHMAEELWLRLGHTTSLAHGPFPQADPAYLVEDSVEYPVQVNGKVRGRVVVAADADQDTLKAAALSDEKVRAFLAGANPRKVIVVPGRLVNLVV, encoded by the coding sequence GTGACCGAATCCCCGACCACCGCCGCCGAGAGCAACTCGGGTGCCGTTCAGACGGACTCCGACGCGCCGGCGTATCGCTACACCGCGGCGCTGGCGGGCCGTATCGAAGCCACCTGGCAGGAGAACTGGGCGAAGCTCGGCACCTTCAACGTGCCCAACCCGGTCGGTTCGTTGGCCCCGACGGATGGCACCCCGGTCCCCGCTGACAAGTTGTTCGTGCAGGACATGTTTCCCTATCCCTCGGGGGAGGGGCTGCACGTCGGCCACCCGCTGGGCTATATCGCCACCGACGTGTACGCCCGCTACTTCCGGATGACCGGACATAACGTCCTGCACGCGTTGGGTTTCGACTCCTTCGGTCTGCCCGCCGAGCAATACGCCGTTCAAACCGGCACGCATCCGCGCACCCGGACCGAGGCGAACGTGGTGAATTTCCGGCGTCAGCTGGGCCGGCTGGGTCTTGGCCACGACAGCCGGCGCAGCTTCTCGACCACCGACGTCGAGTTCTACAAGTGGACGCAGTGGATCTTCCTGCAGATCTACAACGCCTGGTTCGACACCGCCGCCCGGAAGGCCCGCCCGATCGCCGAGCTGATCGCTGAATTCGACTCCGGCGCGCGGCGTCTCGATGACGGACGGGACTGGATCACGTTGTCGGCGGGGGAGCGGGCCGATGTCATCGACAGTCATCGACTGGTCTACCGCGCCGACTCGATGGTGAACTGGTGTCCCGGGCTCGGCACGGTGCTGGCCAACGAAGAGGTCACCGCCGACGGACGCAGCGACCGCGGCAACTTCCCGGTTTTCCGGAAACGCCTGCGGCAGTGGATGATGCGGATCACCGCCTATGCCGACCGGCTTCTCGACGACCTGGAACTGCTGGATTGGCCCGAAGCGGTCAAAACCATGCAGCGCAACTGGATTGGCCGCTCCACGGGAACCAGGGCCCTGTTTTCGGCGAGCAACACCAGTGGCGAGACGGTCGACATCGAGGTATTCACCACCCGGCCCGACACCATGTTCGGCGCCACCTACCTGGTGCTGGCTCCCGAGCACGACCTGGTCGACGAGTTGGCCGTGCCCAGCTGGCCGGACGGCACCGACGCGCGGTGGACCTACGGGGCCGCCACGCCGGGGGAGGCCGTCGCCGGCTACCGGCAGGCGATCGCGGCGAAATCGGACCTCGAGCGCCAGGAAAGCAGGGAGAAGACCGGTGTCTTCCTGGGCAGCTACGCGACCAACCCCGCCAACGGGAAGCCGGTGCCGATTTTCATCGCCGACTACGTATTGGCCGGGTACGGCACCGGCGCGATCATGGCGGTGCCCGGCCATGACCAGCGCGACTGGGACTTCGCCCACGAGCTCGGCCTGCCGATAGTGGAAGTTATTGCCGGGGGCGACATTTCGGAAGCCGCATACCCGGGCGACGGCGTGCTGGTCAACTCCGGCTACCTCGACGGGATGGACGTGGCGGCGGCGAAGGAAGCGATCACCGCACGCCTGGAGGCGGAGGGACGCGGCTGGGCACGGATCGAATTCAAGCTGCGGGACTGGCTTTTCGCCCGGCAGCGCTACTGGGGTGAGCCCTTCCCGATCGTCTACGACAGCGACGGACGCGCACACGCGCTCGACGAGGCCGCGCTGCCGGTCGAGCTGCCCGACGTGCCCGACTATTCGCCCGTGCTGTTCGACCCCGACGACGCCGACAGCGAGCCGTCGCCACCACTGGCCAAGGCGACCGAGTGGGTGCACGTCGAACTGGACATCGGCGACGGCCTGCAGCCCTACACCCGCGACACCAACGTGATGCCGCAGTGGGCCGGCAGCTCATGGTACGAACTGCGCTACACCGATCCACACAACTCGGAACGGTTGTGCGCCAAGGAGAATGAGGCGTACTGGATGGGTCCGAGGCCCGCGGAGCACGGACCGCAGGATCCCGGCGGCGTCGACCTGTACGTCGGAGGCGCCGAACACGCGGTGCTCCACCTGCTCTACGCGCGGTTCTGGCACAAGGTCCTGTATGACCTCGGCCACGTCAGCTCCAAGGAGCCGTACCGCCGACTGATCAACCAGGGCTACATCCAAGCCTTCGCCTACACCGACTCGCGCGGCTCTTACGTCCCGGCAGACGAGGTGGTCGAGCGCGGCGGCCGCTTCTTCTATCCGGGCACCGGCGGTGAGATCGAGGTCTTCCAGGAATTCGGCAAAATCGGTAAGAGCCTGAAGAATTCGATATCACCCGACGAGATCTGCGACGAATACGGCGCGGACACGCTGCGCGTGTACGAGATGTCGATGGGCCCGCTGGAGGCCTCCCGGCCGTGGGCCACCAAGGACGTCGTCGGGGCGCACCGCTTCCTGCAGCGTGTGTGGCGGCTGGTGGTCGACGAGCAGACCGGCGCGACACGGGTGCTCGACGTGGCTGACGAACAAGAACTCGATACCGACACCCTGCGCGCGCTGCACCGCACCATCGCGGGAGTCTCGGAAGACTATGCGGCACTACGGAACAACACCGCGGCGGCCAAGCTTATCGAGTACACCAACCACCTCACCAAAGAGCACCGCGACGCGGTGCCGCGGGCGGCGGTCGAGCCGCTGGTGCTGATGTTGGCGCCGCTGGCCCCGCACATGGCCGAGGAGCTATGGCTGCGGCTGGGCCACACCACTTCGCTGGCGCACGGCCCGTTCCCGCAAGCCGACCCGGCCTACCTGGTCGAGGACAGCGTCGAATACCCGGTCCAGGTCAACGGCAAGGTGCGTGGGCGAGTGGTGGTGGCCGCCGACGCCGACCAGGACACGTTGAAGGCCGCGGCATTGTCCGATGAGAAGGTCCGGGCTTTCTTGGCTGGCGCCAACCCGCGCAAGGTGATCGTCGTCCCGGGCCGGCTGGTCAACCTGGTCGTCTAG